From one Cyanobacterium stanieri PCC 7202 genomic stretch:
- a CDS encoding protein of unknown function DUF124 (PFAM: Protein of unknown function DUF124~TIGRFAM: TIGR00266 family protein~COGs: COG2013 conserved hypothetical protein~InterPro IPR002838:IPR018108~KEGG: ter:Tery_0507 hypothetical protein~PFAM: protein of unknown function DUF124~SPTR: Putative uncharacterized protein) has protein sequence MLNKSEINYRVEHNPAYAFLILSLRANQMVMVESGAMAAMDSCIKMKSKMKGGLGKSIGRMLGGESLFLSEFTAQNQAGELYLSPGEPGDVAHYLLTGNNNLMIQSSGFVACGSNVEIDTQFQGFKGFFSGESLFLLRATGQGDVWFSSYGAILEVDVRGNYVVDTGYIVAFEDTLNYQVEIMGGLSFKNLRTGILGGEGLVCRFSGNGKLWIQSRSLYPLMNFLNPFRPVKSD, from the coding sequence ATGTTGAATAAATCAGAGATTAATTATCGAGTTGAGCATAATCCTGCTTATGCTTTTTTGATACTCAGCCTACGGGCGAATCAAATGGTAATGGTGGAATCTGGAGCCATGGCAGCAATGGATTCTTGTATTAAAATGAAGTCGAAAATGAAAGGGGGATTAGGTAAAAGTATTGGCAGAATGTTGGGGGGAGAGTCACTATTTTTGAGTGAATTTACTGCTCAAAATCAGGCAGGGGAATTATATTTATCTCCGGGGGAGCCGGGAGATGTGGCCCATTATTTATTGACAGGAAATAATAATTTGATGATACAGTCATCGGGTTTTGTGGCTTGTGGTTCTAATGTGGAAATTGATACACAGTTTCAAGGTTTTAAGGGCTTTTTTAGTGGCGAATCTTTGTTTTTATTACGAGCAACTGGACAGGGTGATGTCTGGTTTAGTTCCTATGGTGCTATTTTGGAGGTAGATGTTCGAGGAAACTATGTGGTAGATACAGGATATATTGTGGCTTTTGAGGATACCCTTAATTATCAGGTGGAGATCATGGGTGGTTTATCTTTTAAGAATTTGCGTACGGGTATATTAGGGGGAGAGGGTTTAGTTTGTCGTTTTAGTGGTAATGGAAAGTTGTGGATACAGTCTCGCAGTCTTTATCCTTTGATGAATTTTTTAAATCCTTTTCGCCCTGTTAAAAGTGATTAA
- a CDS encoding transposase (PFAM: Probable transposase~TIGRFAM: transposase, IS605 OrfB family, central region~COGs: COG0675 Transposase and inactivated derivatives~InterPro IPR010095~KEGG: mar:MAE_33840 transposase~PFAM: transposase IS605 OrfB~SPTR: Transposase, IS605 OrfB;~TIGRFAM: transposase, IS605 OrfB family), with amino-acid sequence MYYKTVKTLLTNNIDDECHAYLKFACEQSNKLYNVAVYVVRQAHFEQCLVKTFFDKNDLYRTSLKLSKVKVSYPQLCKELQNNSHYQAIGGSQAQQTIKSSVEGFKAYNKLLPMWFKGELLNKPKLPTYRKNGMYPVVFTGQNLRFTADGKHCYISIPKSQKDELITGRLSIPCGKGITKDNIAELRIIPSNGKLWAEFVYKSPEQKATGLDYSQAMGIDSGVSNLLTVVSTEGKSFILCGKRLKFTNQKYNKFVAKYKEGKSEFYWDENLDEVIHKRNCQIRDTVNKYARFLINYCLAHKIGNIVFGWGQGVKTEANLGKRNNQNFVQLPTARLKNRIKELAGEVGILFTETEESYTSKSSFLDGDLLPKYGEKPKEYKFSGKRVERGLYRISNGKTINADCNGAINILKKVSTQLGLDLAKVRRGALTLPKRYDVNNLAKSYRKHSEQVLTCVATSA; translated from the coding sequence ATGTATTATAAAACAGTTAAAACACTATTAACTAATAATATTGATGATGAGTGTCATGCTTATTTAAAATTTGCTTGTGAACAATCCAATAAGTTGTATAACGTGGCAGTTTATGTTGTTAGACAAGCTCATTTTGAACAGTGTCTTGTAAAGACTTTTTTTGACAAAAACGACTTGTATCGAACAAGTTTAAAGTTGTCAAAAGTAAAAGTTAGTTATCCCCAGTTGTGCAAGGAACTTCAAAATAACTCTCATTATCAAGCTATAGGAGGAAGCCAAGCTCAACAAACCATCAAATCATCGGTGGAGGGATTCAAAGCCTACAACAAACTTTTACCTATGTGGTTTAAAGGTGAGTTATTAAATAAACCAAAGCTACCTACTTACCGCAAAAATGGTATGTACCCAGTGGTTTTTACAGGTCAAAATCTAAGATTTACGGCTGATGGTAAGCACTGTTATATCTCTATTCCAAAAAGTCAAAAAGATGAATTAATTACAGGGAGGTTAAGTATTCCTTGTGGGAAAGGAATAACTAAAGACAATATCGCCGAGCTTAGAATTATTCCTAGTAATGGGAAATTGTGGGCAGAATTTGTATATAAGTCTCCAGAGCAAAAAGCTACAGGACTAGACTATTCTCAAGCTATGGGCATTGATAGTGGAGTGTCGAACCTTCTCACAGTAGTTAGCACTGAGGGTAAAAGTTTTATTCTTTGTGGTAAGCGTCTAAAGTTTACTAACCAAAAATATAATAAATTTGTAGCTAAATATAAGGAAGGTAAATCAGAGTTTTATTGGGATGAAAATTTAGACGAGGTGATTCACAAACGGAATTGTCAAATTAGGGATACTGTGAATAAGTATGCTCGATTTTTAATCAATTACTGCCTTGCTCATAAAATAGGCAATATAGTATTTGGTTGGGGGCAAGGAGTTAAAACTGAAGCTAATCTAGGTAAAAGAAATAATCAAAACTTTGTCCAATTACCCACAGCGAGGTTAAAAAATCGAATTAAGGAATTAGCAGGGGAAGTAGGCATTCTGTTTACTGAAACTGAAGAAAGTTACACCAGCAAAAGCTCTTTTTTAGACGGAGACTTATTACCAAAATATGGTGAAAAACCCAAGGAGTATAAGTTTAGTGGAAAAAGAGTAGAGCGTGGATTGTACAGAATTTCTAATGGTAAAACCATCAATGCTGATTGCAACGGAGCGATTAATATATTAAAAAAAGTAAGCACACAGCTAGGTTTAGACTTAGCCAAGGTGCGTAGGGGAGCATTGACTCTCCCCAAACGGTATGATGTTAACAATTTAGCTAAATCATATCGTAAGCACAGCGAACAGGTTTTAACCTGTGTTGCGACATCTGCTTAG
- a CDS encoding peptidase M48 Ste24p (PFAM: Peptidase family M48~COGs: COG4783 Putative Zn-dependent protease contains TPR repeats~InterPro IPR001915~KEGG: cyh:Cyan8802_0070 peptidase M48 Ste24p~PFAM: peptidase M48 Ste24p~SPTR: Peptidase, M48 family), translating into MPYSSPIHDRNLDTNNKQIIIVLIMFATMITLILYGLFALSNHLVDFIPVSFEQKIGALILGDFEQGNQINNTQIQLNKLLDKIEQKLPLDTPEKRDYQVIYVSEDVVNAIALPGDKIVIYQGLLEKIESENELVMILGHEIGHFAHRDHLRSIGNLILMKMVINYFLGGSEILQSGADLTNLIVNAQYNQNQEKKADLFGLNLLYQYYGHINGATDFFLRLNKEEKTNPEIAFLSSHPLPKKRIINLEKLIKENNYPSKEKTILQIS; encoded by the coding sequence ATGCCTTATTCTTCTCCTATACACGATCGCAATTTAGATACTAATAATAAACAAATCATCATAGTATTGATTATGTTTGCTACTATGATCACTCTAATTTTGTATGGTTTATTTGCTTTGTCTAATCATTTAGTTGATTTTATTCCTGTTTCTTTTGAGCAAAAAATAGGTGCATTAATATTAGGTGATTTTGAACAAGGAAATCAAATTAATAATACTCAAATACAACTAAATAAGCTATTAGATAAAATAGAGCAAAAATTGCCTCTTGATACTCCTGAAAAAAGAGATTATCAAGTTATTTATGTTTCAGAGGATGTGGTAAATGCGATCGCCCTTCCGGGAGATAAAATAGTTATTTATCAGGGTTTATTAGAAAAAATTGAATCAGAAAATGAATTGGTAATGATTTTAGGTCATGAAATAGGACATTTTGCCCATCGAGATCATTTAAGAAGTATTGGCAATCTAATCTTGATGAAAATGGTAATTAATTATTTTTTGGGCGGCTCGGAAATATTACAATCAGGAGCAGACTTGACAAACTTAATAGTTAATGCACAATATAATCAAAACCAAGAAAAAAAGGCTGATTTATTTGGTCTTAATTTACTATATCAATACTATGGTCACATTAATGGAGCCACAGACTTTTTCCTTCGTCTAAATAAAGAAGAAAAAACTAATCCAGAAATTGCTTTTTTATCTAGTCATCCTTTACCCAAAAAAAGAATTATAAATTTAGAAAAACTAATCAAAGAAAATAACTATCCTTCCAAAGAAAAAACAATTCTTCAAATTAGCTAA
- a CDS encoding protein of unknown function DUF124 (PFAM: Protein of unknown function DUF124~TIGRFAM: TIGR00266 family protein~COGs: COG2013 conserved hypothetical protein~InterPro IPR002838~KEGG: syp:SYNPCC7002_A1367 hypothetical protein~PFAM: protein of unknown function DUF124~SPTR: Putative uncharacterized protein), which yields MECSIRYRPAFATIFVTLQPREKITAEAGAMISMDAGITMKTEFSGGFFSALIRKFLGGESLFVNVFQNNTGIPQTVILSQPMIGDIEHKKLSSKPFYMQPGAYIAHTPGAKMGVRWAGFSSWFAGEGLFKLQFTGSGQVLFGCYGGLTSREVSGDFIVDNTHLVAYEGDLKMNIALSGNLLASMTSGEGFVNRITGRGTIYLQSRSIPGLVGFLRPKVR from the coding sequence GTGGAGTGTAGTATTCGTTATCGTCCTGCCTTTGCCACTATTTTTGTCACCCTACAACCGAGGGAAAAAATTACCGCAGAAGCAGGGGCAATGATTAGTATGGATGCGGGAATAACCATGAAAACCGAATTTTCAGGAGGTTTTTTTTCGGCTCTGATTCGTAAGTTTTTGGGCGGAGAATCATTATTTGTTAATGTTTTTCAAAATAATACAGGTATTCCTCAAACGGTTATTTTATCTCAGCCAATGATTGGGGATATTGAACATAAAAAGTTAAGTTCAAAACCTTTTTATATGCAACCGGGGGCTTATATTGCCCACACTCCGGGAGCAAAAATGGGGGTGCGTTGGGCTGGTTTTTCGAGTTGGTTTGCTGGGGAGGGTTTATTTAAACTCCAATTTACAGGCAGTGGGCAGGTTTTATTTGGGTGTTATGGTGGTTTAACTTCTAGGGAAGTTAGTGGGGATTTTATTGTGGATAATACCCATTTGGTTGCCTATGAGGGTGATCTAAAAATGAATATTGCCCTATCTGGTAATTTATTGGCTTCTATGACTTCTGGGGAAGGTTTTGTTAATCGTATTACGGGCAGGGGTACTATTTACCTTCAATCCCGTAGTATTCCCGGTTTGGTTGGTTTTTTACGTCCCAAGGTTCGTTAA
- a CDS encoding hypothetical protein (KEGG: cyc:PCC7424_1491 chaperone DnaJ domain-containing protein~SPTR: Chaperone DnaJ domain-containing protein;~manually curated), protein MNQQNSPKRFTCNHCEGKGYVDIRDCTGEIQREETCVFCNGTGELPTNN, encoded by the coding sequence ATGAATCAACAAAACTCGCCAAAAAGATTTACTTGTAACCACTGTGAAGGGAAAGGATATGTAGATATTAGAGACTGCACAGGGGAAATACAAAGAGAAGAGACTTGCGTATTTTGCAATGGTACAGGAGAATTGCCAACAAATAATTGA
- a CDS encoding CopG domain protein DNA-binding domain protein (KEGG: cyc:PCC7424_3143 CopG domain protein DNA-binding domain protein~SPTR: CopG domain protein DNA-binding domain protein) has translation MAVKTKYLGVKLSEKRFLKLKKYAQLKDMTMTQIIESYIDRISLDKV, from the coding sequence ATGGCAGTTAAAACTAAATATTTGGGAGTAAAGTTATCGGAGAAAAGATTTCTTAAACTGAAAAAATATGCTCAATTAAAAGATATGACTATGACCCAAATAATTGAGTCATATATTGATCGTATTAGCTTGGACAAGGTATAG
- a CDS encoding protein of unknown function DUF124 (PFAM: Protein of unknown function DUF124~TIGRFAM: TIGR00266 family protein~COGs: COG2013 conserved hypothetical protein~InterPro IPR002838~KEGG: cyh:Cyan8802_0068 protein of unknown function DUF124~PFAM: protein of unknown function DUF124~SPTR: Putative uncharacterized protein) has product MNIEILQQPDSAIAKITLDAQEELLAEAGSMIAMSDFINASTTLRQGKGGGILGGLKRMMAGESLFLSVFRCYQPNGEIYLAPHLMGDIVVYEMTGNELVVQSGSYLACASGVEIDLGFQGLKSFFSGEAIFWLQISGYGAVILTSFGGIYEIDVDGEYVVDTGHIVAFEKTLDFKITKASSSLLGSFLGGEGLVCRFYGKGKLYCQTHSPKNFGVTIGPQLPPR; this is encoded by the coding sequence ATGAATATTGAAATATTACAACAGCCCGACAGTGCGATCGCCAAGATAACTCTCGATGCCCAAGAAGAATTACTCGCCGAGGCAGGGAGCATGATTGCCATGAGCGACTTTATCAATGCCAGTACCACCCTCAGACAGGGCAAAGGAGGCGGTATCCTCGGGGGTTTAAAAAGAATGATGGCAGGAGAATCATTATTTTTGAGTGTTTTTCGTTGCTACCAACCCAACGGGGAAATTTATCTTGCTCCCCATCTCATGGGAGATATAGTAGTTTATGAAATGACGGGCAACGAGTTGGTAGTGCAATCAGGCTCTTATTTGGCCTGTGCTTCGGGGGTAGAGATAGATTTGGGTTTTCAGGGACTTAAATCTTTTTTCTCGGGGGAGGCTATTTTTTGGCTACAAATTAGCGGTTATGGTGCTGTGATTCTCACCTCTTTTGGGGGTATTTACGAAATTGATGTGGATGGAGAGTATGTAGTTGATACAGGGCATATTGTCGCCTTTGAAAAAACTTTAGATTTTAAAATTACTAAGGCTAGTTCTAGTTTACTAGGTTCATTTTTGGGAGGGGAGGGTTTGGTTTGTCGCTTTTATGGTAAAGGCAAATTATATTGTCAAACCCATAGCCCGAAAAATTTTGGTGTCACCATTGGGCCTCAGTTACCACCAAGATAA